AAGTACCAGCCCGAGCGGCAGGTGACGCTGATCGAGGCCGAGGCGCTGGAGGCGGTCCGCGCCACCGGCCGCGACTTCACCGGCGCCGACGCGCGCCGCAACGTGGTGACGCGCGGCGTGCGGCTGAACGCGCTGGTGGGCCGCACCTTCCGCGTGGGTGGCGCCCTGCTGCGCGGCATCGAGCGCTGCGACCCGTGCACGCACCTGGGCCGCCTCACCTACCGCGACGTGGTTCGCGACCTGCACGAGCGCGGCGGCCTGCGCGCCGAGGTGCTCGAGAGCGGCGACATCCGCCCCGGCGACGAGCTGGCGCCGGTGTGAACACGCGCAGGGGGGCCGCGGAAGGCGTCCCCTTGGTTGTTGCGGCCGGGACCCGGATGCCTCAGGCGGGCAGGCGGTAGGCCACCACGCGGCTTGCGGGATAGCGGGAGATCTGCACGCGGTTTCCCTGGTTGCCACCCAGCACGCGCAGCATGTCGCCGTCCTGGCTCACAAAGAACGCCACGTGGCCGTGCGTGGGGTCGCCCCGCGTGAATACTACAATGCACCCGCGCTCGGGCTTGTCCAGCTTGCGCCCGAAGCGCTCCCACGAGCGCGCCGCGGCTGACTTGGTGCGCGGCTCCCCCGCCTGCTTCAGCACCCAGTTCACGAAGCACGAGCACCAGGGGATCTCGTCATCCTGCATCCCCAAGTCGGTGGCGCGCTGGTACTCCAGCACCCGT
This genomic interval from Longimicrobium sp. contains the following:
- a CDS encoding MOSC domain-containing protein; translation: MQKMSEANSILTLFVDEPVSDDELRGEVEEIWLAAGPRGTPRVRVDGVRAVAGMGLEGDRNFGRKGGRAGKYQPERQVTLIEAEALEAVRATGRDFTGADARRNVVTRGVRLNALVGRTFRVGGALLRGIERCDPCTHLGRLTYRDVVRDLHERGGLRAEVLESGDIRPGDELAPV